A genome region from Acinetobacter lwoffii includes the following:
- the hscB gene encoding Fe-S protein assembly co-chaperone HscB yields the protein MNHFELFNLPVALDIDLAALKTEFLKLQQQYHPDKAEDKDQALIKSSDINQAFKALSAVDSRAAYLLSLKKQDYHLDQSISDFEFLQDALEIREQLDDATSAEDLTSLKVEVQQWIEGLVREFKIDYADEDWAEARDTVRKLRFFVKVMADIDKAEDRFLDDDSFDLDDDF from the coding sequence ATGAATCATTTTGAGTTGTTCAACCTTCCTGTAGCACTCGATATTGATTTGGCGGCTTTAAAGACTGAATTTTTAAAGTTGCAGCAACAATATCACCCAGATAAAGCTGAAGACAAAGATCAGGCTCTGATTAAATCAAGTGATATCAATCAGGCATTTAAAGCCTTGTCAGCGGTCGATAGCCGTGCAGCTTATTTACTGTCTCTCAAGAAACAGGATTATCACTTAGATCAGTCGATCAGTGATTTTGAATTCTTGCAGGACGCTCTGGAAATTCGTGAACAACTTGACGATGCAACCTCTGCTGAAGATTTAACTTCACTGAAAGTCGAAGTCCAGCAATGGATTGAAGGCTTGGTTCGCGAGTTCAAAATTGATTATGCGGATGAAGACTGGGCCGAAGCACGCGATACAGTGCGCAAACTACGCTTCTTCGTTAAAGTCATGGCCGATATCGACAAAGCGGAAGACCGCTTCCTGGACGATGACAGCTTTGATCTTGATGATGATTTCTAA
- the iscA gene encoding iron-sulfur cluster assembly protein IscA, with translation MIHLTENAATHISNYLKNRGKGEGIRVGVKTSGCSGLAYVLEFVDEVDAHDQAFEQFGVKVFVDPKSLVYLEGMEMDYVKNGLNEGFEFNNPNKKGECGCGESFTV, from the coding sequence ATGATCCATTTAACTGAAAATGCTGCAACTCATATCAGCAATTATTTAAAAAATCGCGGTAAGGGTGAAGGCATTCGCGTTGGTGTGAAAACTTCAGGCTGTTCTGGTCTGGCCTATGTGCTCGAATTCGTTGATGAAGTCGATGCACATGACCAAGCCTTTGAGCAGTTTGGGGTTAAAGTATTTGTTGACCCGAAAAGTCTGGTTTATCTTGAAGGTATGGAGATGGACTATGTTAAAAACGGCTTGAACGAAGGCTTCGAATTTAACAACCCCAACAAAAAAGGCGAATGCGGTTGTGGTGAATCCTTCACTGTATAA
- the hscA gene encoding Fe-S protein assembly chaperone HscA, with amino-acid sequence MALLQIAEPGQSSAPHEHRIAIGIDLGTTHSLVATVLSGKAKVLNDEQGRVLLPSIVHYAEQQTQYGNEAAPFITTDPKNTIVSVKRFMGRSKADIKFQHPYALVGEANEMPAFETAQGRKTPVEISAEILKQLKDRAEASLQNPVNGAVITVPAYFDEAQRQATRDAAQLAGLNVLRLLNEPTAAAVAYGLDQESNLSTDRNYVIYDLGGGTFDVSILRFSQGVFEVLATGGHTALGGDDLDRLILKWAKKQLNIDTLNDAEYAHFVVAARKAKEALSDADSVQLKLLDQVLTLDRPTFEEIIKVALDKTISVCKRVMRDAKLELDDIQNVVLVGGSTRSYAVQKAVREVFNQEPLCTINPDEVVAIGASITANQLIGNSTDGSLLLDVTPLSLGLETMGGLVERLISRNTAIPVARRQEFTTYQDGQTAMLIHVVQGERDLVEHCRSLGRFVLHGIPPMTAGQARIEVTFQVDADGLLTVSAKETTSGVTAQIDIKPSYGLSGEDTERLLLDGYKFAEEDKNLRHLNETKVEAQRELEALVQALKADAGLLTEDQLAALQTAQAQLETQLQGSDIKAIESAVEQLKIHSDAFAAARMNQHIDAALKGTKLDDWSNSN; translated from the coding sequence ATGGCTCTCTTGCAAATTGCAGAACCAGGTCAATCAAGTGCACCACATGAACACCGCATTGCGATTGGTATCGATTTAGGCACCACCCACTCTTTGGTTGCCACGGTTCTTTCAGGTAAAGCCAAAGTACTTAATGACGAACAAGGTCGTGTGCTACTTCCTTCTATCGTGCATTATGCAGAACAACAGACTCAATACGGCAATGAAGCTGCGCCTTTCATTACTACTGACCCCAAAAACACCATCGTTTCTGTGAAACGATTTATGGGTCGTTCGAAAGCTGACATTAAATTCCAGCATCCTTATGCGTTGGTTGGTGAAGCAAATGAAATGCCGGCTTTTGAAACTGCACAAGGCCGTAAGACTCCGGTTGAGATTTCTGCAGAAATTTTAAAGCAGTTGAAAGACCGCGCTGAAGCCAGTCTGCAAAATCCGGTCAATGGTGCCGTTATTACTGTTCCGGCCTACTTTGATGAAGCACAGCGTCAGGCAACCCGTGATGCTGCTCAACTTGCTGGCTTGAATGTTTTACGTTTGTTGAATGAGCCAACCGCTGCTGCTGTTGCTTATGGTCTCGATCAGGAAAGCAACTTAAGTACAGATCGCAACTATGTGATCTACGACTTGGGTGGTGGTACCTTTGACGTTTCGATTCTGCGGTTTAGTCAAGGTGTGTTTGAAGTTCTGGCAACCGGTGGCCACACTGCCCTCGGTGGTGATGACCTGGATCGTTTGATCCTGAAATGGGCCAAGAAACAACTGAATATTGACACCTTGAATGATGCAGAATATGCACATTTTGTGGTTGCAGCACGTAAAGCCAAAGAAGCTTTGTCTGATGCAGATTCAGTTCAACTCAAATTGCTTGATCAGGTATTGACGCTTGACCGTCCGACATTTGAAGAGATCATTAAAGTTGCTTTGGATAAGACCATCAGCGTATGTAAGCGTGTGATGCGTGATGCCAAGCTTGAACTGGATGACATTCAAAATGTCGTTTTGGTCGGTGGCTCAACCCGTTCTTATGCAGTACAAAAAGCCGTGCGTGAAGTATTCAATCAAGAACCACTATGCACTATTAATCCGGATGAAGTGGTTGCGATTGGCGCATCAATTACTGCGAACCAATTGATTGGCAACTCAACTGATGGCTCATTACTATTAGACGTGACGCCTCTGTCTCTTGGTCTTGAAACCATGGGCGGACTGGTTGAACGATTAATTTCGCGTAATACTGCGATTCCAGTCGCTCGTCGTCAGGAATTTACGACTTATCAAGATGGCCAGACTGCCATGTTGATTCATGTGGTTCAAGGTGAACGTGATCTGGTTGAGCATTGCCGTAGTTTAGGGCGTTTTGTCCTGCATGGCATTCCACCAATGACTGCCGGTCAGGCACGTATTGAAGTGACGTTCCAGGTCGATGCAGATGGCTTGCTGACTGTATCTGCCAAAGAAACCACCTCTGGCGTGACGGCTCAAATCGATATCAAACCATCTTATGGTTTATCGGGTGAAGATACTGAACGTCTGTTGCTAGACGGTTATAAGTTCGCTGAAGAAGATAAGAATCTTCGTCATTTGAATGAAACCAAAGTGGAAGCACAGCGTGAGCTGGAAGCACTGGTTCAGGCACTCAAAGCGGATGCCGGTCTGTTGACTGAAGATCAACTTGCAGCACTGCAAACTGCGCAAGCACAACTTGAAACTCAGCTTCAGGGTTCAGATATCAAAGCGATTGAATCTGCCGTTGAACAGCTTAAAATACATAGTGATGCTTTTGCAGCAGCACGTATGAATCAACATATTGATGCAGCTCTTAAGGGCACTAAACTCGACGACTGGTCAAACTCAAACTAA
- the iscU gene encoding Fe-S cluster assembly scaffold IscU, whose protein sequence is MAYSEKVIDHYENPRNVGVLDKNAENVGTGMVGAPACGDVMRLQIQVNDEGVIEEARFKTYGCGSAIASSSLVTEWLKGKTLDQAQAIKNIDIATELALPPVKVHCSVLAEDAIKAAVEDYRSKKVKA, encoded by the coding sequence CTTATAGCGAAAAAGTAATTGATCATTACGAAAACCCTCGTAATGTTGGCGTTTTAGATAAAAATGCTGAAAACGTTGGTACTGGTATGGTTGGTGCGCCAGCATGTGGTGACGTGATGCGTTTACAGATTCAGGTAAACGACGAAGGTGTGATTGAAGAAGCACGTTTCAAAACTTATGGTTGTGGTTCTGCCATTGCATCAAGTTCACTTGTGACCGAATGGCTCAAAGGCAAAACTTTAGATCAAGCTCAAGCGATCAAGAACATTGATATTGCAACTGAACTTGCACTTCCCCCAGTAAAAGTACACTGCTCTGTTCTTGCTGAAGATGCAATCAAAGCAGCTGTAGAAGACTACCGTAGCAAGAAAGTTAAAGCTTAA
- a CDS encoding adenylate/guanylate cyclase domain-containing protein, translating to MQLDDWIQKEPHQFEYFHRMMGYIMLSVVLVVFHYTEPDTQYQLFVPFFLFLVLLITPKLSRWLIYRHDYHIRRNILFLIDVIVISVVLAAVHLDLVLSLLGLVAVLYTAISNKISFMMASLASLIGITLFYLANILVFGFNNYFEPTSSELTVLGFICLITYFGVGSFYQSGRVQYMTQKKDHYFEQMNRYMEFANQLSRYAPVQLWQSIMKGESEAKIEYKRKKLTIFFSDIQGFTELSETLIPDDLAFLLNDYLRHMTEIAKNYEATVDKFMGDAILIFFGDPNSEGVEQDAKNCMEMALAMRQQMKLLRERWIKMGYPPLHIRMGISTGYCHVGNYGATHRMAYTIVGRDANLAARLQSAAEVDEILISEDTHNLIKDDYLCAPKKPIFLKGIKAPVRTWQVMEKYASQKVEYQRWFDYEYKGFHLLLNLDEVQNFEYPELIHVLEKMIKRIETQQKMTNSQGIVKLKLEDEVIEHI from the coding sequence GTGCAATTAGACGACTGGATTCAAAAAGAACCCCATCAGTTTGAGTATTTCCATCGCATGATGGGATACATCATGCTGTCTGTGGTTCTGGTCGTCTTTCATTACACTGAACCAGATACCCAGTATCAGCTTTTTGTTCCATTTTTTTTGTTTCTGGTTTTGCTAATTACACCGAAACTATCTCGCTGGCTGATCTATCGTCATGATTATCACATCCGGCGTAATATTCTTTTCCTGATTGATGTCATTGTCATTTCGGTGGTTTTGGCGGCCGTGCATCTGGACTTGGTCTTGTCCTTGCTGGGTCTGGTCGCAGTGCTCTATACCGCGATCAGCAATAAAATTTCATTTATGATGGCATCTCTAGCCAGCCTGATCGGGATTACGCTTTTTTATCTGGCCAATATTCTGGTCTTTGGGTTTAATAATTATTTCGAACCGACCAGCAGTGAGTTGACCGTTTTAGGCTTTATCTGTCTGATTACCTATTTTGGTGTCGGAAGTTTTTATCAAAGTGGTCGTGTGCAATACATGACCCAGAAAAAAGACCATTATTTCGAACAGATGAACCGTTATATGGAATTTGCCAATCAGCTGAGTCGCTATGCGCCCGTGCAGTTATGGCAATCCATTATGAAAGGTGAATCTGAAGCCAAAATTGAATATAAACGTAAAAAGTTGACGATCTTTTTCTCTGATATTCAAGGCTTTACAGAGCTATCTGAAACTCTGATTCCAGATGATTTAGCATTCCTGTTGAATGACTATCTTCGGCATATGACCGAAATCGCTAAAAATTATGAAGCGACTGTCGATAAATTCATGGGTGATGCGATCCTGATTTTCTTTGGTGATCCGAACTCCGAAGGTGTGGAACAGGATGCTAAGAACTGTATGGAAATGGCATTGGCGATGCGTCAGCAAATGAAATTGCTGCGGGAACGCTGGATTAAAATGGGTTATCCGCCACTGCATATCCGCATGGGGATTTCAACCGGTTATTGCCACGTAGGGAATTATGGGGCTACGCATCGTATGGCTTATACCATTGTAGGACGTGATGCCAATCTGGCAGCGCGTTTGCAAAGTGCAGCGGAAGTCGATGAAATCCTGATTTCGGAAGATACTCATAATCTGATCAAAGATGATTATCTTTGTGCACCGAAAAAGCCGATATTCTTGAAAGGCATTAAAGCACCTGTAAGAACCTGGCAGGTCATGGAAAAATATGCGTCTCAGAAAGTCGAGTATCAGCGCTGGTTCGATTATGAATATAAGGGCTTTCATTTATTGCTGAATCTGGATGAAGTGCAAAACTTTGAATATCCTGAGCTGATTCATGTACTAGAAAAAATGATTAAACGCATTGAAACTCAGCAGAAAATGACCAATTCACAAGGTATTGTCAAATTGAAGCTTGAGGATGAAGTAATTGAACACATTTAA
- a CDS encoding HIT domain-containing protein, with amino-acid sequence MFSLHPQLAQDTFFVGDFPLSTCRLMNDMQFPWLILIPRVPGVSELYELSQADQEQFLRESSWLSSQLARVFRADKMNVAALGNMVPQLHFHHVVRYQNDVAWPKPVWGTPAVPYSSEVLAHMRQTLMLALRGQGDMPFDWRMD; translated from the coding sequence ATGTTTAGTTTGCATCCACAACTTGCTCAAGATACGTTTTTTGTAGGCGACTTTCCTTTGTCAACATGTCGTTTGATGAATGATATGCAATTTCCCTGGCTCATTCTGATTCCACGTGTGCCGGGTGTCTCTGAATTATATGAATTGAGTCAAGCTGACCAAGAGCAGTTTTTAAGAGAGTCAAGCTGGTTATCAAGCCAGCTGGCACGTGTTTTCCGTGCAGATAAAATGAATGTAGCAGCGCTGGGTAATATGGTGCCGCAATTGCATTTTCATCATGTAGTTCGTTATCAGAACGACGTTGCATGGCCGAAGCCTGTTTGGGGTACACCTGCTGTTCCTTATAGCAGTGAAGTATTGGCACATATGCGTCAAACCTTAATGCTGGCTTTACGTGGTCAGGGCGACATGCCATTTGACTGGCGCATGGACTAA
- the mfd gene encoding transcription-repair coupling factor, with protein MFQQEISQLNLPQLKAGEKRWLGNLQGSSTALLLKEIVQQQSRLFIVIARNNQHLGQLESELEFYGIKPTIFPDWEILPYDRLSPHQDIVSERLAILSNMPKTGVLLLSASTLAQRVAPTSWILGEHFDIHVGQKFDLEQQKKKLIQAGYHLVDTVYDPGEFAVRGSIMDIYASGQEAPIRIDLFDDEIESLKFFDAETQRTTQSLQQFTVLPAQEFPLKEGRATFRDRYAEFFPTANPKKNPIYQDVMDGIVSPGIEFYLPLFFSAEAMQGQSSLISYLPKNGIVITDKALDESLSQFWQDVVRRYEDRRHNVDQPIMPPESLFFQTNQVLEHLNQFARIIAAQTPFDQKAGVLNLDTQLPPRLPVDPKREKPFHEVKKYIDQANHPVLLVAESAGRRESLKDALRPSLGDIPTVENFDSFIQSLYAIAITNAPLERGLVLTDRVSVISENQLYEHRVVQRRRKRQQEVSEEFLIRSLTELTMGAPVVHIDYGVGRYAGLVALSIDDQDHEFLQLDYADAAKVYVPVTNLHLISRYSGGDPDLAPLHKLGTDAWNKAKRKALEQIHDVAAELLHIQARRSSKPGISFEVDQSLYMQFSSGFAYEETLDQANAIEATLHDMQQAKPMDRLVCGDVGFGKTEVAMRAAFVAVQNNRQVAILVPTTLLAQQHYDSFKDRFADWPVRIEVLSRFGSSKAHTKTIDDLIEGKVDIVIGTHKILQENVQFKNLGLMIVDEEHRFGVRDKERIKAMRADVDMLTLTATPIPRTLNMAFSGMRDLSIIATPPARRLAVKTFVQEHTDDTIKEAILRELLRGGQVYFLHNEVDTIDRAAEHIRKLVPEARVIVAHGQMRERELEQVMQQFYHKEYNVLVCSTIIETGIDVPNANTILIERADKLGLAQLHQLRGRVGRSHHQAYAYLMVPSLKALKGDAEKRLDAIQRASTLGAGFMLATEDLEIRGAGELLGEQQSGSMQAIGYSLYMEMLEKATKAIQKGKTPNFDAPLSLTAEITLHMPALIPDEYLGDVHQRLLFYKRISNTDTQEKLDNIRMELIDRFGIPPQPVKQLFAVHQIRLKAEQLGITKIDISSQGGHIEFAPDTPVQAMTIIQMMQKHPTYFRMDGGQRLKVMVMLEDYQKRIQFIQDLLDSLLKELH; from the coding sequence ATGTTCCAACAAGAAATTTCCCAACTCAATTTACCACAGCTCAAAGCAGGCGAGAAACGCTGGTTAGGCAATCTGCAAGGTTCCTCAACTGCATTATTGCTTAAAGAAATCGTGCAGCAGCAATCGCGTTTATTTATCGTGATTGCACGTAATAATCAGCATTTGGGTCAACTGGAAAGTGAACTGGAATTTTATGGGATTAAACCCACGATTTTTCCGGATTGGGAAATCTTGCCTTATGATCGTCTCTCCCCACATCAGGATATTGTCTCGGAACGTCTGGCAATCTTATCCAATATGCCCAAAACTGGTGTACTGTTGTTGTCCGCCTCAACTTTGGCACAACGTGTGGCGCCAACCTCATGGATTCTGGGTGAGCATTTCGATATTCATGTCGGTCAGAAATTTGATCTGGAACAACAAAAGAAAAAGTTGATTCAGGCCGGTTATCATCTGGTCGATACCGTCTATGATCCAGGTGAATTCGCGGTACGCGGCAGTATCATGGATATCTACGCATCGGGACAGGAAGCACCGATTCGGATTGACCTGTTTGATGATGAAATTGAAAGCCTGAAATTTTTCGATGCCGAAACTCAGCGCACCACGCAAAGTTTGCAGCAGTTTACCGTATTGCCGGCACAGGAATTTCCGCTCAAGGAAGGTCGTGCCACTTTCCGTGACCGCTATGCCGAATTTTTCCCGACCGCGAATCCAAAGAAAAACCCCATCTATCAGGATGTGATGGATGGCATAGTCTCTCCTGGAATCGAGTTTTATTTGCCCTTGTTTTTCAGCGCGGAAGCCATGCAAGGCCAAAGTTCGCTGATTTCGTACTTACCTAAGAATGGTATTGTCATTACAGATAAGGCTTTGGACGAAAGTCTGAGCCAGTTTTGGCAGGATGTGGTGCGTCGTTATGAAGATCGCCGCCACAATGTCGATCAGCCGATTATGCCGCCTGAAAGCCTGTTTTTTCAGACCAATCAGGTGCTGGAGCACTTGAACCAGTTTGCACGCATCATTGCCGCACAAACACCTTTTGATCAAAAAGCTGGGGTATTGAATCTTGATACCCAGTTGCCACCGCGTCTACCCGTAGACCCGAAACGTGAAAAACCGTTTCATGAAGTCAAAAAATATATTGATCAGGCCAATCATCCGGTACTGCTGGTGGCTGAAAGTGCTGGACGCCGTGAAAGTCTTAAAGATGCATTAAGACCAAGTCTGGGTGATATCCCCACGGTTGAAAATTTCGATAGTTTTATTCAATCTCTGTATGCAATTGCCATTACCAATGCGCCTTTGGAGCGTGGTCTGGTATTGACCGATCGTGTCAGCGTAATTTCTGAAAATCAGCTCTATGAACATCGGGTGGTACAGCGCCGTCGCAAACGTCAACAGGAAGTTTCAGAAGAGTTTCTGATCCGAAGTCTAACTGAGCTGACCATGGGCGCACCTGTGGTGCATATCGATTATGGGGTCGGACGTTATGCCGGTCTGGTCGCCTTAAGTATTGATGATCAGGATCACGAATTCCTGCAACTGGATTACGCAGATGCCGCCAAAGTCTATGTGCCGGTGACCAATCTGCACTTAATCAGCCGGTATAGTGGTGGTGATCCGGATCTGGCACCGTTGCATAAACTGGGTACGGATGCATGGAATAAAGCCAAACGTAAAGCGCTGGAACAGATTCACGATGTCGCGGCCGAATTGCTGCATATTCAGGCACGGCGTTCTTCCAAACCTGGAATCAGTTTTGAAGTCGATCAAAGCCTGTATATGCAATTTTCTAGTGGCTTTGCCTATGAAGAAACACTGGATCAGGCCAATGCGATTGAAGCCACACTGCATGACATGCAGCAGGCCAAGCCGATGGATCGACTGGTGTGTGGTGATGTGGGTTTCGGCAAGACAGAAGTCGCGATGCGTGCCGCATTTGTTGCAGTGCAGAATAATCGGCAGGTGGCGATTCTGGTACCAACCACCTTGCTGGCACAGCAGCATTATGATTCATTCAAAGACCGCTTTGCCGACTGGCCGGTCCGGATTGAAGTGCTGTCACGTTTCGGTTCTTCCAAAGCACATACTAAGACCATTGACGACCTCATTGAAGGTAAAGTCGATATTGTGATTGGTACACATAAGATTTTGCAGGAAAATGTCCAGTTTAAGAATCTCGGTCTGATGATTGTCGATGAAGAGCATCGTTTCGGTGTGCGCGACAAGGAGCGAATCAAGGCCATGCGTGCCGATGTTGATATGCTGACACTGACTGCGACTCCAATTCCACGTACGCTGAATATGGCCTTTAGTGGCATGCGTGATCTGTCGATTATCGCCACACCGCCGGCACGCCGTCTTGCGGTGAAAACCTTTGTGCAGGAACATACCGATGACACCATTAAAGAAGCGATTCTGCGTGAATTGCTGCGCGGTGGTCAGGTTTATTTTCTGCATAATGAAGTTGATACAATCGATCGTGCCGCCGAGCATATCCGTAAACTGGTGCCGGAAGCGCGGGTGATTGTGGCCCACGGACAGATGCGTGAACGTGAACTGGAGCAGGTGATGCAGCAGTTTTATCACAAGGAATATAATGTTCTGGTATGTTCGACCATTATTGAAACCGGGATTGATGTTCCGAATGCCAACACCATTCTGATTGAACGTGCCGACAAACTGGGCCTGGCGCAATTACATCAGCTACGCGGACGTGTAGGGCGCTCACATCATCAGGCTTATGCATATTTGATGGTACCGTCATTAAAGGCCTTAAAAGGTGATGCAGAAAAACGTCTGGATGCCATTCAGCGTGCTTCAACTTTGGGTGCCGGTTTTATGCTGGCAACTGAAGATCTGGAAATTCGCGGCGCAGGTGAATTACTCGGTGAACAGCAGAGTGGTTCGATGCAGGCGATTGGTTATAGCCTGTATATGGAAATGCTGGAAAAAGCCACCAAAGCCATTCAAAAAGGTAAAACGCCAAACTTCGACGCACCATTGTCATTGACTGCCGAAATTACCCTGCATATGCCAGCACTGATTCCGGATGAATATCTGGGTGATGTGCATCAACGTCTGTTGTTCTATAAACGCATCAGTAATACCGATACCCAGGAAAAGCTGGATAATATCCGGATGGAATTGATTGATCGTTTTGGTATACCGCCGCAACCGGTCAAACAGCTCTTTGCTGTACATCAGATTCGATTGAAAGCCGAGCAGCTTGGTATTACTAAAATTGATATCAGCAGTCAGGGTGGGCATATTGAATTTGCACCGGATACTCCGGTTCAAGCCATGACGATTATCCAGATGATGCAGAAACATCCGACCTATTTCCGGATGGATGGCGGTCAACGTCTAAAAGTCATGGTCATGCTGGAAGACTATCAAAAGCGGATTCAGTTTATACAGGATTTACTGGACAGTCTGCTTAAAGAATTGCACTGA
- the fdx gene encoding ISC system 2Fe-2S type ferredoxin produces the protein MPRIKVLPHAQICPEGAEFEVEQNANLCESLLKNGIKIEHACDMSAACTTCHVVVRKGFDSLEEMDDVEADLLDRAWGLEPDSRLSCQVKLDDEDLEIEIPKYTINHASENH, from the coding sequence ATGCCACGTATTAAAGTTCTTCCACATGCGCAGATTTGCCCCGAAGGTGCTGAGTTTGAAGTCGAACAAAATGCCAATCTTTGCGAAAGCCTGCTAAAAAATGGCATTAAAATCGAACATGCTTGCGATATGTCAGCAGCGTGTACCACCTGCCATGTAGTGGTACGCAAAGGTTTTGACAGCCTGGAAGAAATGGATGATGTTGAAGCTGACTTACTCGATCGTGCCTGGGGTTTAGAACCTGATTCACGTCTTTCTTGTCAGGTTAAACTGGACGATGAAGATCTGGAAATTGAAATTCCAAAATACACCATTAACCATGCGTCAGAAAATCACTAA
- a CDS encoding aspartate ammonia-lyase: MLQIEPTRIERDLLGEKQIPLHSYYGIHTLRAIENFKISGLAVGQQTHFIRALAQVKKASAQANLHFQKLSEQTSTAIQKACDELIQHPEAWQTAFPLDPYQGGAGTSINMNANEVIANIALEMSGYQKGDYHILHPNDHVNTSQSTNDVYPTALRLATYSSLDELLSVLKALIDCIDHKAAEFEYVIKMGRTQLQDAVPMTMEQEFRAFATLLKEDLKLIGQMRQLLLEVNLGATAIGTGVNTPPGYAKRVVEILAHLTGLPLKGAADYVEATSDCGVFIILSSSLKRLAVKLSKICNDLRLLSSGPRTGLAEIRLPELQAGSSIMPAKINPVIPEVVNQIAFRVIGNDLTITMAAEAGQLQLNVMEPVIAVAMNESIQLLTQGMQTLNQKCIAGIQANEQICLSSVMRSVGIVTLLEPILGHAKCDEIGKQCMRENKTVPQVVLELGLLSATQLEEIFAFENLVSEIPSAENQLEQVS, encoded by the coding sequence ATGCTTCAAATCGAACCGACCCGCATTGAACGTGATTTATTGGGGGAAAAACAAATCCCGTTGCATAGCTATTATGGGATTCATACCTTACGTGCCATCGAAAATTTTAAGATTTCTGGATTGGCGGTGGGGCAACAAACGCACTTTATTCGTGCTTTGGCCCAAGTGAAAAAAGCTTCGGCACAAGCCAATCTGCACTTTCAAAAATTGTCCGAGCAGACCAGTACTGCCATTCAGAAAGCTTGTGATGAATTGATTCAGCATCCGGAAGCGTGGCAAACGGCATTTCCACTCGATCCTTATCAGGGCGGTGCCGGAACTTCCATCAATATGAATGCCAATGAGGTAATTGCCAATATTGCACTTGAAATGTCAGGTTATCAGAAAGGCGATTATCACATTCTGCATCCGAATGATCACGTCAATACCTCGCAATCGACCAATGATGTCTATCCAACGGCTTTGCGTCTGGCGACCTATAGCAGTCTGGATGAATTGTTGAGCGTGCTTAAAGCATTGATTGACTGTATCGACCATAAAGCTGCCGAATTTGAATATGTCATCAAGATGGGACGTACCCAGTTACAAGATGCAGTTCCGATGACCATGGAACAGGAATTTCGGGCATTTGCCACCTTATTAAAAGAAGACCTGAAGCTGATTGGACAGATGCGACAGTTGTTGCTGGAAGTCAATTTAGGTGCCACTGCGATTGGGACCGGGGTCAATACACCACCGGGCTATGCCAAGCGGGTGGTGGAAATCTTGGCGCACCTAACGGGTCTGCCTTTAAAAGGTGCGGCAGATTACGTCGAGGCGACCAGCGATTGTGGCGTCTTTATTATTTTGTCGAGCAGTTTAAAACGTCTGGCAGTGAAATTGTCCAAAATCTGTAATGATTTGCGCCTGCTCAGTTCGGGACCGCGTACAGGTCTGGCTGAAATTCGCTTACCCGAATTACAGGCAGGTTCTTCGATCATGCCGGCAAAAATCAATCCTGTGATTCCGGAAGTGGTCAATCAGATTGCCTTTCGGGTGATTGGTAATGATTTAACTATTACTATGGCTGCGGAAGCCGGGCAGCTACAATTGAATGTCATGGAACCTGTGATTGCCGTGGCGATGAATGAATCGATTCAATTATTGACCCAAGGCATGCAAACCCTGAATCAGAAATGTATTGCTGGTATTCAGGCCAACGAGCAGATTTGCTTAAGTTCCGTTATGCGCAGTGTCGGGATTGTGACCTTGCTTGAACCGATATTGGGACATGCCAAGTGCGATGAAATCGGCAAACAATGTATGCGCGAAAATAAAACTGTGCCGCAAGTGGTGTTGGAGCTGGGCTTATTAAGTGCAACGCAATTAGAAGAAATCTTTGCGTTTGAAAATCTGGTGTCTGAAATTCCTTCAGCAGAGAATCAGCTCGAACAGGTTTCTTAA